In the genome of Solibacillus silvestris, one region contains:
- a CDS encoding biotin carboxylase, translated as MKLLKNNWRLLSFIALIIIGISIYINMQTKIMPEAMYIEPDYRWYGIRTLSIYSESDKDKVEITLKNEDRDKITELINNTTVSAFEVPEPENAKKIVTQTAVAGNGIPFDFSIHKTRWGNYYLHIESLDPPVGIWHKIKESDLPDYYIELEKVTL; from the coding sequence ATGAAACTTTTAAAAAACAATTGGCGCTTACTTTCATTTATTGCATTAATCATAATAGGAATTTCTATATACATAAACATGCAAACTAAAATTATGCCTGAAGCAATGTACATTGAACCAGATTATAGATGGTATGGAATCCGAACATTATCTATTTACTCAGAATCTGACAAGGATAAGGTGGAAATTACTTTAAAAAATGAAGACCGAGACAAAATAACCGAATTAATAAACAATACAACAGTATCCGCTTTTGAAGTACCAGAACCTGAAAATGCTAAAAAAATAGTTACACAGACAGCAGTTGCAGGAAATGGCATCCCATTTGACTTTAGCATACATAAAACCAGGTGGGGCAATTATTATTTACACATTGAAAGCTTAGACCCTCCTGTCGGTATATGGCATAAAATAAAAGAGTCGGATTTACCGGATTATTATATAGAATTGGAAAAAGTGACTCTCTAA
- a CDS encoding aldo/keto reductase codes for MEYITLNNGIKMPIVGTGTNTYGKENKDYNGALTNEIPELVTALELGYRSIDAAISYRNEELVGGILAESSVPREELFITTKIPAREEYVSSKESTRAAIDNSLKNFQTDYLDLLLIHAPIEDKEQLKNTWKVFEEYYEAGKLKAIGVSNFRKNHLDELKEFAKVKPAVNQIQINLKEKNEDLLALLQDEGITPVAWGPMKTEAHQQELLDEIGKAYDKSGAQVLLKYQIQRGVVVIPKSHNRANQAANLDLFDFELTAADVEKIENL; via the coding sequence ATGGAATACATCACACTTAATAATGGAATAAAAATGCCGATTGTTGGTACAGGTACAAATACGTATGGTAAAGAAAATAAGGACTATAACGGAGCATTAACAAATGAAATTCCTGAGCTCGTAACAGCACTTGAGTTAGGATATCGATCAATAGATGCTGCGATTAGTTATAGAAACGAAGAGCTTGTAGGGGGAATATTAGCAGAAAGTTCAGTACCGAGAGAAGAGTTGTTCATTACAACGAAAATTCCGGCGAGAGAAGAATATGTTTCTTCAAAGGAGTCGACTCGAGCAGCAATCGATAACAGTCTAAAAAATTTCCAAACAGACTATTTGGACCTGCTTTTGATTCATGCACCAATCGAGGACAAGGAACAGCTTAAAAACACTTGGAAAGTTTTTGAAGAATATTACGAAGCAGGAAAACTGAAAGCAATTGGCGTTTCAAACTTCAGAAAAAATCATCTGGATGAATTGAAAGAATTCGCGAAAGTGAAGCCAGCCGTTAATCAAATACAAATCAACTTAAAAGAAAAGAACGAAGACCTTCTTGCTTTATTACAAGACGAGGGCATTACACCTGTTGCATGGGGACCGATGAAAACTGAAGCGCATCAACAAGAATTGTTGGATGAAATCGGTAAAGCCTATGATAAATCGGGTGCACAAGTTTTATTGAAATACCAAATCCAGCGCGGTGTTGTCGTTATTCCGAAATCACACAACCGTGCGAATCAGGCAGCAAATCTGGATCTATTTGATTTCGAATTAACTGCAGCAGATGTCGAAAAAATTGAAAACCTTTAG
- a CDS encoding D-alanine/D-serine/glycine permease (involved in the transport across the cytoplasmic membrane of D-alanine, D-serine and glycine), which yields MEQQELKRDLKNRHVQLIAIGGTIGTGLFLGSGKAISLAGPSIIFAYLIVGIALFFVMRALGEMLLSKGGYASFTEFATEYLGDWAGYITGWTYWFCWVMTAMADIIAVGMYTQYWFDIPQWVPAIACLVVLLILNLLTVKLFGELEFWFALIKIITIVALIAIGIILLIIGFETDSGKVAVSNLWEHGGLFPNGAFGFLMAFQMVVFAFVGVELVGVAAAETANPKKNIPSAINKIPVRILLFYVGALFVILTINPWDTLSAASSPFVQVFALVGIPIAAGLINFVVLTSAASAGNSGMFSTSRMLYSLSNNKQAPKAYGKLNKNAVPQNGLIFSAVVVSIGALLSYFMPDDAFSIVTTISAICFIWVWSIILISHIIYKKRHPELHKTSVFKAPLTPFINYLVLAFFLFLLVIMGISESTRTSLLLTPIWFILLFVLYKVRKK from the coding sequence TTGGAACAACAAGAATTAAAGCGCGATCTGAAAAATCGACACGTTCAGTTAATAGCGATTGGAGGAACAATCGGAACGGGGTTGTTTTTAGGGTCAGGTAAAGCGATCTCACTTGCAGGACCTTCTATTATCTTTGCATATTTAATCGTTGGTATCGCACTATTTTTCGTCATGCGTGCACTTGGCGAAATGCTTTTATCAAAAGGCGGCTATGCATCGTTTACCGAGTTCGCCACTGAATATTTAGGGGATTGGGCAGGCTATATTACCGGCTGGACATACTGGTTCTGCTGGGTTATGACGGCAATGGCGGATATAATCGCTGTCGGTATGTACACGCAATACTGGTTCGACATCCCGCAATGGGTACCGGCTATCGCATGTTTAGTAGTTTTACTTATTTTAAATTTATTGACGGTCAAACTGTTCGGAGAGCTGGAGTTTTGGTTTGCGTTGATTAAAATCATCACAATTGTTGCATTGATTGCAATTGGAATTATATTGTTGATCATTGGTTTTGAAACAGATTCAGGCAAAGTTGCCGTATCGAACCTATGGGAGCACGGAGGGTTATTCCCGAATGGGGCATTTGGATTCTTAATGGCGTTCCAGATGGTTGTCTTTGCATTCGTTGGGGTTGAATTAGTAGGGGTAGCTGCTGCTGAAACGGCAAACCCTAAAAAGAATATCCCATCTGCAATCAATAAAATTCCCGTACGTATTCTGCTGTTTTATGTAGGGGCATTATTCGTCATTTTAACAATCAATCCTTGGGATACATTAAGCGCTGCAAGTTCACCATTCGTTCAGGTTTTCGCATTGGTGGGTATTCCGATTGCAGCGGGTTTAATTAACTTTGTTGTGCTGACATCAGCTGCTTCTGCAGGGAATAGCGGGATGTTCTCAACGAGCCGTATGCTGTACAGTTTAAGTAATAATAAACAAGCACCAAAAGCATACGGTAAATTAAACAAAAATGCGGTGCCGCAAAATGGTCTGATATTTTCTGCGGTTGTAGTTTCGATTGGGGCATTGCTTAGTTATTTCATGCCGGACGATGCATTCAGTATCGTGACAACAATTAGTGCAATTTGTTTTATTTGGGTTTGGAGCATTATTCTGATTTCGCATATCATTTACAAAAAGCGTCATCCGGAATTACATAAAACTTCAGTTTTCAAAGCGCCATTAACACCATTCATCAACTATTTAGTATTGGCATTCTTCTTATTTTTACTAGTCATTATGGGTATTTCCGAATCAACGAGAACATCTCTGCTGTTAACACCGATATGGTTTATACTGCTGTTTGTTCTTTATAAGGTTCGAAAAAAATAA
- a CDS encoding ATPase has protein sequence MKSWQIILTGFLPYVMAVMIFIAFSLPYINESITFGTAMSIIIYVLPIYFFVVIPWYYVLYFMRKNYSKRALYLTSFIFCILQPIIFGYFMKAPVGSAYFLFFVSPPFIVGIMVSTLCINWFYKEDLKQTTNGRGEPIGIDD, from the coding sequence ATGAAGAGTTGGCAAATCATTTTAACCGGTTTTTTACCTTATGTCATGGCGGTCATGATTTTTATTGCATTTTCATTGCCCTATATAAATGAATCGATCACATTCGGTACGGCCATGTCCATCATTATTTATGTTTTGCCGATTTATTTTTTTGTCGTGATTCCCTGGTATTATGTGCTGTACTTCATGCGTAAAAATTACAGCAAACGGGCACTTTACTTAACAAGCTTTATTTTTTGTATTCTGCAGCCAATCATATTCGGATACTTTATGAAAGCACCGGTCGGCAGCGCGTATTTTTTATTTTTTGTATCACCACCGTTTATAGTTGGCATAATGGTTAGTACATTGTGTATTAACTGGTTTTATAAAGAAGATTTGAAGCAGACGACAAATGGAAGGGGAGAGCCGATTGGAATTGACGATTGA
- a CDS encoding dehydrogenase: MKKCFSCMLVMGLIFLLAACNTKEQATSSNSTDPVEEENQVEFELLFQLDSIPPEVGTSISIVQDEKLYTTWADIFGFESIPPIDFETEEVLFVTGYSDGCGRELEKIEKDGNTLVITLNYPEDIREKDIACTDIALDNTYVIKMKKTETTKGKLIDINRTTYEEDSTVQEKLQ; this comes from the coding sequence TTGAAAAAATGTTTTAGTTGCATGCTTGTCATGGGACTGATCTTTCTACTTGCAGCATGTAATACGAAAGAGCAAGCAACCTCATCCAATTCGACCGACCCTGTTGAGGAAGAAAATCAAGTTGAATTTGAATTACTGTTTCAATTAGATTCGATTCCCCCTGAAGTTGGTACGAGTATTTCAATCGTGCAGGATGAAAAGCTTTATACGACGTGGGCCGATATTTTTGGTTTTGAATCGATTCCGCCCATCGATTTTGAAACAGAAGAAGTGCTGTTTGTCACAGGGTATTCAGATGGCTGTGGAAGAGAACTTGAAAAAATCGAAAAAGACGGGAATACATTAGTTATTACTTTAAATTATCCTGAAGATATTCGCGAGAAAGACATCGCCTGCACAGACATTGCTTTAGACAATACGTATGTTATCAAAATGAAAAAGACAGAAACAACAAAAGGTAAGCTGATCGATATCAATCGAACAACATACGAAGAAGATTCAACAGTACAGGAAAAACTGCAGTAA
- a CDS encoding sugar-phosphatase, whose product MENNEHAWGKLLKYYRQKKKRKQDDVAFGICTPSYLSRIENGLVIAEHSIYAQLFENLGIDFNQLEQQLKNQTAFLEQLYEKLLLNAELTSDEIKQLTDIQNDEQPFEQQLMAKLVYARFLYSIKDDDDARTILNEVEPLVSWKKDRITQLFVAITAFGHLSFHEFEQLSLKEAENQFAQYLSNAHPFELANYHYHIAFANHRSYKLHKALEHIELAQQFFIHQYKPLFQLKLYSMKGVIFNDLHRFREAIQEFEAGLELLSNVQSIQTPVQWSSLHNNIAYCFECQENFPEASKHYELANQYDEDLHSAINWMRTCFVQKDFEQLEILFNRYEEIRFTVPHHIYQRRLLQYAVDTAHTIRGLKLLEDEAFTHFDEQQYYSLILFYAPLWGQFYEQLHAYKQASNCYRQALEASEKVRQRMSS is encoded by the coding sequence ATGGAAAACAATGAACATGCTTGGGGAAAGCTATTAAAATATTATCGTCAAAAAAAGAAGCGGAAACAAGATGACGTGGCATTCGGCATCTGTACCCCTTCCTATTTAAGCCGAATTGAGAACGGACTTGTTATAGCAGAACATTCGATTTATGCGCAGCTGTTTGAAAACTTAGGCATCGATTTCAACCAGCTCGAACAACAATTGAAAAACCAAACCGCTTTTTTGGAGCAGCTATACGAAAAACTATTATTAAATGCCGAGCTAACATCCGATGAAATTAAACAATTGACCGATATCCAAAACGATGAGCAGCCTTTTGAACAGCAGCTGATGGCAAAGCTTGTATATGCACGTTTCCTGTACTCAATAAAAGATGATGATGATGCAAGAACAATACTCAATGAAGTCGAGCCGCTCGTCAGCTGGAAAAAAGATCGGATCACGCAGCTATTCGTAGCGATTACGGCGTTCGGCCATCTTTCTTTTCACGAATTTGAACAGTTATCCCTTAAAGAAGCGGAAAATCAATTTGCGCAATATTTATCGAATGCCCACCCGTTTGAGCTGGCTAACTACCATTATCATATCGCTTTTGCGAATCACCGAAGCTACAAGTTGCACAAAGCGCTTGAACATATTGAACTGGCACAGCAATTTTTTATCCACCAGTATAAACCTTTGTTTCAGTTGAAACTTTACTCAATGAAAGGTGTAATTTTTAATGATTTGCACCGATTCCGTGAAGCTATTCAGGAGTTTGAAGCAGGACTTGAATTACTGTCAAATGTCCAGTCCATCCAAACACCGGTGCAATGGAGCTCACTGCATAACAACATAGCCTACTGTTTTGAATGCCAGGAAAATTTCCCGGAAGCGTCTAAACATTATGAACTGGCGAATCAATACGACGAAGACTTGCATTCGGCGATCAACTGGATGCGTACATGCTTTGTACAAAAGGATTTCGAGCAGTTGGAAATACTCTTTAATCGCTATGAAGAAATTCGGTTTACTGTCCCTCATCATATTTATCAGCGGAGGTTATTGCAGTATGCGGTTGATACAGCACATACGATCCGCGGATTGAAATTACTGGAGGATGAAGCTTTTACCCATTTCGATGAACAGCAGTATTATTCGCTAATTCTGTTCTATGCTCCATTATGGGGACAGTTTTATGAGCAGCTCCACGCCTATAAACAGGCAAGTAATTGCTACAGGCAGGCATTGGAAGCGAGTGAAAAAGTTCGTCAACGAATGAGCAGCTAA
- the aspA gene encoding aspartate ammonia-lyase (catalyzes the formation of fumarate from aspartate), giving the protein MSTRIEKDFLGTLEIPKDVYYGVQTTRALENFPITKMTMHPELIRAFAIVKKSSALANAAIGKLDPVIANAIAQASDDIISGLLHDQFVVDPIQGGAGTSMNMNANEVIANRALEILGEEKGTYSIISPNSHVNMAQSTNDAFPSAIHIATVSTLDNLIIAMEMMRDSFIKKSVEFDSIVKMGRTHLQDAVPVRLGQEFGAYAAVVSRDIARIKKAQQTMLQINIGATAIGTGLNADPEYMKLAVENIAVYSGFPFIKVDNLIDGTQNTDTYAEVSSMLKIAMMNMSKICNDLRLMASGPKAGFAEIRLPERQPGSSIMPGKVNPVMPEVINQIAFQVIGNDVTISLASEAGQFELNVMEPVLVFNLLQSIEIMTNGFTVFTKYCLDHIEANEARLHDFVERSIGVITALAPHLGYERSSQIAREALHSGKSVRELCLMYNYFTLEQLDIILNPFELTQPGIAGERAFEKQ; this is encoded by the coding sequence ATGAGTACACGTATTGAAAAAGACTTTTTAGGCACATTAGAAATCCCAAAGGACGTTTATTACGGCGTTCAAACAACTCGTGCATTAGAAAATTTCCCGATTACTAAAATGACAATGCACCCTGAATTAATTCGTGCATTTGCCATCGTAAAGAAAAGTTCGGCACTTGCAAATGCCGCTATCGGTAAATTGGATCCGGTAATTGCCAATGCAATTGCACAAGCATCCGATGACATTATTTCAGGACTATTACATGACCAGTTTGTTGTAGATCCAATTCAGGGCGGAGCAGGCACTTCAATGAACATGAATGCCAATGAAGTAATTGCTAACCGTGCACTGGAAATTTTAGGGGAAGAAAAAGGTACTTATTCAATCATTAGTCCTAACAGCCATGTCAATATGGCGCAGTCAACAAATGATGCATTCCCATCGGCTATCCATATCGCAACAGTTTCTACATTAGATAATCTAATTATTGCAATGGAAATGATGCGTGATAGCTTTATCAAAAAATCAGTAGAATTCGATTCAATCGTTAAAATGGGACGTACGCATTTACAAGATGCTGTACCCGTTCGTTTAGGTCAGGAATTTGGTGCCTACGCTGCCGTTGTTTCTCGTGATATTGCTCGCATCAAAAAAGCGCAGCAGACAATGCTGCAAATCAATATTGGCGCAACTGCAATCGGTACAGGCTTAAATGCAGATCCAGAATATATGAAATTAGCTGTGGAAAACATTGCGGTTTACAGTGGCTTCCCGTTCATTAAAGTAGACAATTTAATCGACGGTACACAAAATACCGATACGTATGCAGAAGTATCATCAATGCTAAAAATCGCTATGATGAATATGTCGAAAATCTGTAATGACTTACGCTTAATGGCATCAGGTCCAAAAGCCGGATTTGCAGAAATTCGCTTACCGGAACGCCAGCCAGGTTCTTCTATTATGCCAGGTAAAGTAAACCCGGTTATGCCGGAAGTAATTAACCAAATTGCTTTCCAAGTGATCGGTAACGACGTGACAATCTCACTTGCATCAGAAGCAGGTCAATTTGAGCTTAACGTAATGGAACCAGTTCTAGTATTTAATCTGCTTCAGTCGATTGAAATTATGACGAACGGTTTCACAGTATTTACAAAATACTGCCTGGACCATATCGAAGCGAATGAAGCGCGTCTGCATGATTTTGTTGAGCGTTCAATCGGTGTAATTACAGCACTGGCTCCACATTTAGGGTATGAGCGTTCAAGTCAAATTGCGCGTGAAGCACTGCATAGCGGCAAATCTGTACGCGAACTTTGCTTAATGTACAATTATTTCACACTTGAGCAGCTTGATATTATCTTAAATCCATTCGAATTAACGCAACCCGGTATTGCTGGTGAACGTGCATTTGAAAAACAATAA
- a CDS encoding DNA primase, whose translation MIRSVGTGSSSLNNQTRPRNLQQQTTAFPKIGEEQGVTREQEKLRTGEPEKGPMMVGVKPKAQLKSIFDEPNGVVKLNADGDKLEVSKRAISLAKEVLYI comes from the coding sequence ATGATACGTTCTGTTGGCACAGGGAGTTCAAGTTTAAATAACCAGACACGTCCCCGAAATTTACAGCAACAAACAACAGCTTTCCCGAAAATAGGGGAAGAACAAGGTGTCACACGAGAGCAGGAAAAACTGCGTACAGGTGAGCCCGAAAAAGGACCGATGATGGTTGGTGTCAAACCGAAAGCACAGCTGAAATCCATTTTTGATGAGCCAAATGGAGTCGTGAAGCTAAATGCGGACGGCGATAAATTGGAAGTTAGCAAGCGTGCGATTTCACTCGCAAAAGAAGTGCTCTATATTTAA
- a CDS encoding spore gernimation protein: MMQNIKINPYQFMVLVVLFSVGTSILIVPSFLASETKQDAWIVAILGTAIGLIVIWLFCLIAQWFPDLTFVQMMEKVLGRWLGKAASLLFVFMSFIYTAILLFYSGTFLNTHLMPNTPMVALNILLAIIIVMGVRLGLETIARSAEVLILICLIFFLFLVFFISPQVNFDNLQPVFEAEPKKIVQTSLSFIEVTSVNAIVLLMIFPAFINTGIKAKKFFLIGNLLGGIVIIIFTFLCVAVLGAYNTGIELYPGYALAKRINVGEFIQRIEALMGTLWIIALYYKATIYFYVTVLGFAQIFNLKDYRPLTIPFGIIAVVISIVIFPDVIYQQRWNTTIGLIFSYTIGIFLPLLLIVVYAIRRKQLRKVPEEP; encoded by the coding sequence ATGATGCAAAATATTAAAATAAATCCATACCAATTTATGGTTTTAGTTGTGTTGTTTTCAGTTGGTACAAGTATCTTAATTGTTCCGTCATTTTTAGCTTCGGAAACAAAACAAGATGCTTGGATTGTTGCAATACTCGGCACAGCAATTGGATTAATCGTAATATGGTTATTTTGCTTAATCGCACAATGGTTTCCGGACCTTACTTTTGTTCAAATGATGGAAAAGGTTCTGGGGCGCTGGCTAGGGAAAGCTGCATCTCTTTTATTTGTGTTCATGTCTTTTATCTATACCGCAATCCTACTATTTTATTCAGGGACCTTTTTGAACACTCATTTAATGCCAAATACGCCAATGGTCGCTTTAAATATCCTTTTGGCTATTATTATTGTGATGGGTGTCCGTTTAGGATTAGAAACAATTGCACGTTCTGCTGAAGTATTAATTCTTATTTGCTTAATATTTTTTCTTTTTTTAGTATTTTTCATTTCTCCCCAAGTCAATTTTGATAACTTGCAACCCGTATTTGAAGCCGAACCTAAAAAAATTGTTCAAACATCCTTATCTTTTATAGAAGTAACTTCGGTCAATGCCATTGTGTTATTAATGATTTTTCCTGCCTTTATTAACACAGGCATTAAAGCTAAAAAGTTCTTTTTGATTGGGAACTTATTAGGTGGAATTGTCATTATTATTTTTACGTTTTTATGTGTAGCAGTATTAGGGGCTTATAATACTGGAATAGAGCTATATCCGGGCTATGCATTGGCTAAAAGGATTAACGTCGGTGAATTTATACAACGGATTGAGGCATTAATGGGCACACTTTGGATTATCGCACTTTATTATAAGGCAACCATTTATTTTTATGTTACTGTTTTAGGTTTCGCGCAAATATTCAATTTAAAGGATTATCGCCCGTTAACGATACCTTTTGGAATCATTGCGGTAGTCATTTCGATTGTAATTTTCCCGGATGTTATTTACCAGCAGCGTTGGAATACTACAATAGGTTTAATATTCTCCTATACAATTGGTATATTCTTACCTCTTTTACTGATAGTAGTGTATGCCATCCGAAGAAAACAATTAAGAAAAGTACCTGAAGAACCTTAA
- a CDS encoding MFS transporter permease, which produces MKLRKEYFYLWFGFGASKLGSWIYLIALNLTVWHLTESPAAVAGIYIIGPIARIMCSFFAGSIVDRANKRTILIICDVFRAGLVCLMPLLSEIWLIYSFIFLANVAVCFANPSSTFMITKLVLPNDRLRFNAINSMLGSGSFMIGPALSGAIIAISSTAAAMWVNGVMLLFSAFMMFLLPNVEQKSAGTATVLTPAVIREDFSIVWTFISQRKAVLKFFILYSTALMICYSLDSQEMSFLKDFHQVTDSVYGIIVGITGIGAIVGGYLAARFVNSLSLVSYIGIGFTCTLLSYFTFYFSPNLTIAVAAFILLGLFMAFSNAGYATFYQQTIPTELMGRFGSSLGLIESVMQITLTLIIGYLAEIYTIQLTTSLFAFIGVVIACMVYFHLLYNKSLFVKEELT; this is translated from the coding sequence ATGAAGTTACGTAAAGAATATTTCTATTTATGGTTTGGGTTTGGCGCATCAAAATTGGGCAGCTGGATTTACTTGATCGCTCTCAATTTAACGGTTTGGCATTTGACTGAATCCCCGGCTGCGGTTGCGGGTATCTATATCATTGGTCCGATTGCCCGCATTATGTGCAGTTTTTTTGCAGGCTCGATCGTAGACAGAGCCAATAAAAGAACCATCTTAATTATTTGTGATGTTTTCCGCGCAGGTCTTGTGTGTTTGATGCCGCTGCTTTCGGAAATTTGGCTTATATACAGTTTTATCTTTTTGGCAAATGTCGCCGTCTGTTTTGCCAATCCGAGCAGCACATTTATGATTACAAAACTTGTATTGCCAAATGATCGTCTTCGGTTTAATGCGATCAACAGCATGTTAGGCTCGGGAAGCTTTATGATTGGACCTGCTTTAAGCGGTGCCATTATCGCCATAAGCAGTACTGCTGCGGCAATGTGGGTGAATGGTGTCATGCTGCTGTTCAGTGCGTTCATGATGTTTTTATTGCCGAATGTTGAGCAGAAATCGGCAGGTACCGCTACTGTACTGACACCCGCTGTCATCCGTGAAGATTTTTCAATCGTCTGGACTTTCATTTCGCAACGAAAAGCGGTACTGAAGTTCTTTATTTTATATTCAACAGCTTTAATGATCTGCTATTCGCTTGATTCTCAGGAAATGTCGTTTTTGAAGGATTTTCATCAAGTAACGGATTCAGTTTACGGAATCATTGTAGGTATCACGGGAATCGGTGCCATTGTCGGCGGCTATTTGGCTGCCCGATTCGTCAATAGTCTGTCACTCGTCTCATACATTGGCATCGGGTTTACATGTACGTTACTATCCTATTTCACATTTTATTTCTCGCCTAATTTGACGATTGCGGTCGCTGCTTTCATATTGCTCGGACTGTTTATGGCATTTAGCAATGCGGGCTACGCGACCTTTTACCAGCAGACTATTCCGACCGAATTGATGGGACGGTTCGGCAGTTCGCTTGGCCTGATAGAAAGCGTAATGCAAATTACCTTAACCTTGATTATTGGATATTTGGCGGAAATCTATACAATTCAGCTGACAACTAGCCTCTTTGCCTTTATCGGCGTTGTCATCGCATGTATGGTCTATTTCCACCTGTTATACAATAAATCACTTTTTGTAAAGGAGGAGCTAACATGA
- a CDS encoding laccase: MKVKFYENNEKRVLGITLKDPALAEDNNMALHVCKNEADIIENRRQLASLLQTELSEFVCANQTHSANFFRVEKSEIGKGATDNTTAVHDTDALYTYEPNVVISSFTADCVPVLFYNEKTNVIGAVHSGWQGTIKEITLKLLQYLQQEENCDLRDLKVMIGPAISQEKFEVDADVQEKFKALGYADEFMYWNEETSKFHIDNQLTVKTQCMLAGVPEENISIDRMCTFLDEDGFSHRQDRSTGRHLSFIMRKE, from the coding sequence ATGAAGGTAAAATTTTATGAAAATAATGAAAAACGCGTACTAGGCATTACATTAAAAGATCCAGCATTAGCCGAGGACAACAATATGGCACTCCATGTTTGCAAAAACGAAGCTGATATTATCGAAAACCGCAGACAGCTTGCCTCACTGCTGCAAACCGAATTATCAGAGTTTGTATGCGCCAATCAAACACATAGTGCCAACTTCTTCCGTGTGGAAAAATCGGAAATCGGCAAAGGAGCAACCGACAATACAACTGCTGTACATGATACCGACGCATTGTATACGTACGAACCGAACGTTGTGATCTCAAGCTTTACCGCAGATTGTGTACCTGTTTTATTTTATAATGAAAAAACAAATGTCATCGGGGCTGTGCACTCTGGATGGCAAGGGACGATTAAAGAAATTACATTAAAGTTGCTTCAATATTTACAACAAGAGGAAAATTGCGATTTACGTGATTTGAAAGTAATGATCGGGCCAGCAATCAGCCAAGAGAAATTCGAAGTGGATGCCGATGTCCAGGAAAAATTCAAAGCACTCGGCTATGCGGACGAATTTATGTACTGGAATGAAGAAACGAGCAAATTCCATATCGACAACCAGTTAACCGTGAAAACACAGTGCATGCTTGCAGGTGTGCCTGAAGAAAACATTTCGATTGACCGAATGTGCACATTTTTGGATGAGGACGGATTCTCCCATCGCCAAGACCGCTCAACCGGCAGGCACTTGAGCTTTATTATGCGAAAAGAATAG
- a CDS encoding 2'-5' RNA ligase, whose translation MKVEYFIGIVPPEEYLERIVHFQSNWIKHSNVEPHITLKAQGGLTPDKKWIGKVQKVCNTFKPFQVSLDQPNFFGDNILYLSVNSSHLHKLHQEIVHEISPSEDLIKQYFELDAFVPHITLGKEQYGDYISAGLSKKALMEMEKLAVKELTPYPDFEVNFIRVYELNIEKQRYEKYLDISLSK comes from the coding sequence ATGAAAGTGGAGTATTTTATAGGTATTGTCCCACCAGAAGAATATTTAGAAAGAATTGTCCATTTTCAAAGTAATTGGATTAAACATTCAAATGTAGAACCACACATAACTTTGAAAGCTCAAGGAGGACTAACTCCAGATAAGAAATGGATAGGAAAAGTACAAAAAGTGTGTAATACTTTCAAACCTTTTCAAGTGTCATTAGATCAACCAAATTTTTTTGGAGATAACATTTTATATTTGAGCGTTAATTCAAGTCATTTGCATAAATTGCATCAAGAAATAGTGCATGAGATTTCACCGTCAGAAGACCTAATAAAACAGTATTTTGAACTTGATGCGTTTGTACCTCACATAACATTGGGGAAAGAACAGTATGGTGATTACATTTCTGCTGGACTCTCTAAAAAAGCACTAATGGAAATGGAGAAATTAGCAGTTAAAGAATTGACACCATATCCCGACTTTGAAGTGAATTTTATTAGAGTTTATGAATTAAACATTGAAAAGCAAAGATATGAAAAATATTTAGATATTTCTTTAAGCAAATGA